A stretch of the Uranotaenia lowii strain MFRU-FL chromosome 3, ASM2978415v1, whole genome shotgun sequence genome encodes the following:
- the LOC129753732 gene encoding uncharacterized protein LOC129753732 — translation MSPSPGDHPNRTIPEWMDPQSLHGRLYYLTLQGAKGKQLPKNPFLIGRSIENFAGNIEGAFFEKSRNWYVLKIRNKNQGRLLTTLTTLLDGTPIMIGRHPSLNQRKLVVTCREVDGMDDKVLLEELSPQKVIDVRRITKKTTTGIIGTSTLILTINSTIIPEFINFGLLRVRTRIYYSQPLLCRQCLQYGHPKSRCKNLLACKNCSRTHESANCKAEPFCGNCKTTGHSPLDRKCPIWTAESTALKLSTDKNITIYEARRMVHTSSNTTSYADAVKTNQTQKSTTHQQQVNKNEEPIQQTSQNQKRTLEKPHTPTAPQQSFQTDITSLDSDSPPRKRTPLPTSVPATSSLEVVREDMVTNSSRSVVTRSMQQARRPPETPK, via the coding sequence ATGAGCCCATCACCGGGTGACCATCCTAACCGGACAATTCCGGAATGGATGGATCCCCAAAGTTTACACGGTCGTTTATATTATTTGACGCTTCAAGGTGCTAAAGGAAAACAACTGCCAAAAAACCCGTTCTTAATTGGACGTTCCATCGAGAATTTTGCGGGTAACATTGAAGGAGCTTTCTTCGAAAAATCCCGGAACTGGTACGTGCTTAAGATCAGGAATAAAAACCAAGGAAGATTGCTGACAACATTGACCACCCTATTAGACGGTACACCGATCATGATTGGTCGTCATCCAAGCTTAAATCAACGGAAACTAGTCGTCACCTGCCGAGAAGTGGACGGAATGGATGATAAAGTCTTGTTGGAAGAACTCTCGCctcaaaaagttattgatgtccgccgcattacaaaaaaaaccactACTGGAATCATAGGTACCTCAACGTTGATTCTTACGATCAACAGCACCATTATCCCGGAATTTATCAATTTCGGACTCCTACGCGTTCGAACACGAATTTACTATTCGCAGCCTTTATTATGTCGACAATGCTTGCAATACGGTCACCCTAAAAGCCGTTGCAAGAATCTGTTGGCATGcaaaaattgttctagaacacaTGAAAGCGCAAACTGCAAAGCCGAACCCTTTTGTGGGAACTGCAAAACAACAGGTCATTCCCCTTTAGATAGAAAGTGTCCCATATGGACAGCAGAATCGACAGCTCTTAAGCTCAGCACCGATAAAAACATCACGATCTACGAAGCCCGACGAATGGTACACACGAGCAGCAACACAACCAGCTACGCGGATGCAGTGAAAACCAACCAAACACAAAAGAGTACAACACATCAGCAGCAAGTTAATAAAAACGAAGAACCAATCCAACAGACGAGCCAGAACCAGAAAAGAACACTTGAAAAACCGCACACTCCAACAGCACCGCAACAATCTTTCCAGACTGATATCACCAGTTTGGATTCAGATTCACCGCCTAGAAAAAGGACCCCTCTTCCAACCTCTGTTCCTGCAACTTCGTCCCTAGAAGTTGTTCGCGAAGATATGGTTACAAACTCTTCTCGATCAGTCGTGACGCGCAGTATGCAGCAGGCGCGGCGGCCACCAGAGACACCCAAATAA
- the LOC129753733 gene encoding uncharacterized protein LOC129753733, producing the protein MVALAVPVCSTSDVPGNELANLLSSFVRFLKVPLKVGLFVCWDKEKAFTFAREMLVSENVGVGRLSFMQVKNDSVENLAYLDTTEYHQHLVAVDISCPGVGPLLSGAGFRLYHRIRNTHIDTITRISYHHSKNLLVEYMNATIEKTFTTTWGYFNATTGRFDGVAGQLIENTTEFSGTLLLLIQDRLKHIDYLKMPIIGYLRLIFKVPKLSITENIFRMPFDNAVWGSLLALVLTTVALSLAMNKFNIQKSRKEHPTDSAFDIVPVALQQGTLLIPKSVSQQIFILIGLVGLMFIFTSFSAKIISLIQAPSERIKTIQDLLESRIEAGAHDVVYNKVYLAAATEPSKKAFYKKKIQRRDGSLNMYKLEEGVAKLRQGLFAFHGYTPGIYHVISETFDDVEKCSLRELSVIERTPGFLVMQKNYTLREHLQVGDTRIFEVGVFNREHRRIMTGKPGCVKGTVFQPLSAIDVRFSMQVMACGIGIAALVLLLEILVRWYQMRQIPLFQYLE; encoded by the exons ATGGTGGCATTGGCCGTTCCAGTCTGTTCTACAAGCGATGTGCCGGGCAACGAATTGGCCAATTTGTTGAGTAGTTTTGTCCGTTTCCTAAAAGTGCCCCTCAAGGTGGGACTGTTCGTGTGCTGGGATAAAG AGAAAGCTTTCACATTTGCCCGGGAAATGCTGGTGTCCGAAAATGTCGGTGTCGGTAGACTTTCCTTTATGCAGGTGAAAAATGATTCGGTTGAGAACTTGGCATATTTGGATACGACGGAATATCACCAGCATTTGGTGGCAGTGGACATTTCCTGCCCGGGTGTCGGTCCATTGCTGTCGGGTGCTGGCTTTAGATTGTATCACAGGATCCG AAACACTCACATCGATACTATCACTCGGATTTCCTACCATCATTCAAAAAACCTCCTAGTGGAATATATGAACGCCACCATCGAAAAAACCTTCACAACGACATGGGGCTACTTTAACGCCACAACGGGAAGATTCGATGGAGTAGCTGGACAGCTGATTGAAAACACAACCGAGTTTAGTGGCACCTTGCTACTGCTAATCCAAGACCGCTTGAAGCACATTGACTATCTGAAAATGCCCATCATCGGTTATCTGCGGCTGATTTTCAAAGTTCCGAAACTGTCCATCACAGAGAACATTTTCCGGATGCCATTCGATAATGCCGTCTGGGGCTCACTGCTAGCTCTAGTTCTGACAACGGTGGCACTCTCCCTAGCAATGAACAAATTTAACATCCAAAAATCTAGAAAGGAACATCCAACCGATTCAGCTTTCGACATTGTCCCGGTGGCCCTGCAGCAAGGAACACTGCTGATCCCGAAATCCGTTTCCCAGCAAATTTTCATTCTCATCGGTCTCGTTGGgctaatgtttatttttacaagtttttcagcGAAGATAATCTCCCTAATCCAGGCACCGTCCGAGCGGATCAAAACCATTCAGGACCTGCTGGAGTCGAGAATCGAGGCCGGGGCGCACGACGTTGTGTACAATAAGGTTTACTTGGCG GCAGCTACTGAGCCGTCGAAGAAAGCgttttacaagaaaaaaatccagcGCCGAGATGGATCCTTGAATATGTACAAACTGGAGGAGGGCGTGGCTAAACTTCGTCAG ggtcTTTTCGCGTTCCATGGCTACACCCCGGGGATTTACCACGTAATCAGTGAAACGTTCGACGATGTGGAAAAGTGCAGTCTGCGGGAGCTCAGCGTCATCGAGAGAACTCCCGGCTTTCTGGTGATGCAGAAAAACTACACCCTCAGGGAGCACTTGCAGGTGGGCGATACGCGAATCTTCGAGGTCGGCGTTTTCAACAGGGAACATCGCCGGATTATGACCGGGAAGCCGGGATGCGTCAAGGGGACCGTTTTTCAGCCGCTCAGTGCCATCGACGTTCGGTTTTCGATGCAGGTGATGGCTTGTGGGATCGGGATAGCCGCCCTCGTGCTGCTGCTGGAAATTCTTGTGCGATGGTATCAGATGCGGCAAATACCACTATTTCAGTACCTTGAATAG